In the genome of Myroides phaeus, one region contains:
- a CDS encoding UDP-N-acetylmuramoyl-tripeptide--D-alanyl-D-alanine ligase produces MDITELYQCFLQCDGVSTDTRNIRPNSLFFALKGENFDANEFAQEALNKGAAYVVMDNKKLVTDASKMLPVPNALGTLQQLAKYHRQQLGLPVLALTGSNGKTTTKELITAVLSQKYNVKATIGNLNNHIGVPLTLLSFDEETDIGIVEMGANHKQEIAQLCEITDPDFGYITNFGKAHLEGFGGFEGVIKAKSEMYDYLEDHHKTAFVNIDDPTQDAKTITFNRYTFGIEETADVTIQGYNAQPNATVVFENTTFNSNLTGIYNTTNIAAAISIGKFFNVPTEEIKEAICNYNPTNNRSQWITKNTNSILLDAYNANPSSMEAVLENFALLDDKREKVYVLGDMRELGKESNKEHKSIVARFSEDSTNTIYFIGTEFYKTSNTIKNQNIKFFETFDKFKAFINENKISFQDKLFLIKGSRGIALERVLDLI; encoded by the coding sequence ATGGATATAACAGAACTTTACCAATGTTTTTTACAGTGTGACGGAGTTTCTACAGATACAAGAAACATACGCCCAAACTCTCTTTTCTTTGCTTTAAAAGGAGAGAACTTTGATGCAAATGAATTTGCACAAGAAGCTTTAAACAAAGGAGCTGCTTATGTTGTAATGGACAATAAAAAATTAGTAACTGATGCAAGTAAAATGCTTCCTGTTCCTAATGCCTTAGGTACTTTACAACAATTAGCAAAATACCATAGACAACAATTAGGTTTGCCTGTTTTAGCATTAACTGGTAGTAATGGAAAAACAACTACAAAGGAATTAATCACAGCTGTTTTAAGTCAAAAATACAATGTTAAGGCTACTATTGGAAACCTTAATAATCATATTGGAGTACCATTAACGTTATTATCATTCGATGAGGAAACAGATATTGGTATTGTTGAAATGGGAGCTAATCACAAGCAAGAAATAGCTCAACTTTGTGAAATAACTGATCCTGACTTTGGCTATATCACAAACTTTGGAAAAGCCCATTTAGAAGGTTTTGGTGGTTTTGAAGGTGTTATTAAAGCTAAAAGTGAAATGTATGATTATTTAGAAGATCATCATAAAACCGCTTTTGTGAATATTGATGATCCAACACAAGACGCAAAGACAATTACATTTAACAGATATACATTTGGGATTGAAGAAACAGCTGATGTAACTATTCAAGGTTATAATGCACAACCAAATGCAACTGTGGTATTTGAGAACACAACTTTTAACTCTAATCTAACAGGAATATACAATACTACTAATATAGCAGCTGCAATTTCAATTGGTAAATTCTTTAATGTACCTACAGAAGAAATTAAAGAAGCAATTTGTAATTACAATCCTACCAATAATCGCTCGCAATGGATTACTAAAAATACAAATAGCATTTTACTTGATGCATATAATGCTAATCCAAGTAGTATGGAGGCTGTCTTAGAAAACTTTGCACTATTAGATGATAAAAGAGAGAAAGTCTATGTATTGGGAGATATGAGAGAATTAGGAAAAGAAAGTAACAAAGAGCATAAATCTATTGTAGCACGCTTTTCAGAAGATTCTACAAACACTATTTACTTTATTGGAACTGAATTCTACAAGACTTCTAACACAATTAAAAATCAAAATATAAAATTCTTTGAAACTTTTGACAAATTCAAAGCGTTTATAAATGAAAATAAAATAAGTTTTCAAGACAAACTTTTCTTGATTAAAGGTTCAAGAGGAATTGCTTTAGAAAGAGTATTAGATTTAATTTAA
- a CDS encoding rhomboid family intramembrane serine protease — MRITETVKHLIIVNIIFFVASFLVPAMQGLFAMYFVENPNFYLWQPLTHMFMHGGMMHIFFNMFALFSFGSTLEAMWGGKKFLIFYLLCGFGAAILHNGVNYITIQSAMSTLVDSGFNKGDILSLLSEGKYDLRWGGILGEGQLMNFLSAFNTPVVGASGAIYGLLVAFAFMFPNAELMMMFVPVPVKAKYFVPGILLLDLYGGVSGGFSLFGGGSGIAHFAHIGGALMGFILMYYWKKRQFRQNRWDL; from the coding sequence ATGAGAATAACAGAGACAGTAAAACATTTAATTATAGTTAATATAATCTTTTTTGTAGCAAGTTTTTTAGTGCCTGCTATGCAAGGATTATTTGCTATGTATTTCGTAGAAAACCCTAATTTTTATCTTTGGCAACCTTTAACGCATATGTTTATGCACGGGGGAATGATGCATATTTTTTTCAATATGTTTGCTTTGTTCTCTTTTGGTAGTACGTTGGAGGCAATGTGGGGAGGAAAGAAGTTTTTAATATTTTACTTGCTTTGTGGTTTTGGAGCAGCAATATTGCATAATGGGGTTAATTATATAACAATACAATCAGCTATGTCAACTTTGGTTGATAGTGGTTTTAATAAAGGTGATATATTAAGCTTACTAAGTGAAGGAAAGTACGATTTAAGATGGGGAGGAATTTTAGGAGAAGGACAATTAATGAATTTTTTATCTGCATTTAATACTCCTGTAGTGGGAGCTTCTGGAGCGATATATGGTTTACTTGTAGCATTTGCCTTTATGTTTCCAAATGCAGAGTTAATGATGATGTTTGTACCAGTTCCTGTAAAAGCAAAATATTTTGTACCTGGTATTTTATTGTTAGACTTATATGGAGGTGTAAGTGGTGGATTTAGTCTATTTGGTGGAGGTTCTGGTATTGCGCATTTCGCTCATATTGGAGGAGCATTGATGGGCTTTATTTTAATGTATTATTGGAAGAAAAGACAATTTAGACAAAATCGTTGGGATTTATAA
- the recF gene encoding DNA replication/repair protein RecF (All proteins in this family for which functions are known are DNA-binding proteins that assist the filamentation of RecA onto DNA for the initiation of recombination or recombinational repair.), translating into MYLKKLNLLNFKNISDKTFTFNQRINCFVGLNGVGKTNILDAIYYMAYGKSYFNPIALQNIRHNEDFFVIDGTFVKDDKDEHIVCSLKKGQKKILKRNSKNYERFSDHFGFIPLVIISPSDSDLITEGSETRRKFIDSVISQMDNTYLQYLIQYQKLITQRNALLKSFAQNQYFDRETLEVYNEQIAELAHPIHIKRKEFITQFTPIFNRYHKLITEDKDEVTLSYETQLDNMSMMELFNEFLAKDRILQYTSVGIHKDDLSFELKGHPIKKFGSQGQQKSFLIALKLAQFDFLKEYRGVAPILLFDDIFDKLDENRVRKILELVNLDTFGQLFISDTHVERTESLLNSIHQDFEIFKIQQNEE; encoded by the coding sequence GTGTATTTAAAAAAATTAAACCTCTTAAATTTTAAAAATATTAGTGACAAAACCTTCACTTTTAATCAACGAATCAACTGTTTTGTTGGCTTAAATGGCGTGGGGAAAACTAATATATTGGACGCGATATATTATATGGCATACGGGAAGAGTTATTTCAACCCAATTGCCTTACAAAATATCAGACACAATGAAGACTTTTTTGTTATTGATGGAACTTTTGTCAAAGACGATAAAGACGAACATATTGTTTGTAGTTTAAAAAAAGGGCAAAAGAAAATTCTTAAAAGAAACAGTAAAAACTACGAACGCTTTTCTGACCATTTTGGCTTTATTCCATTGGTTATTATTTCTCCTTCTGATAGTGATTTAATTACGGAAGGAAGTGAAACACGCCGAAAGTTTATCGATAGTGTTATCTCACAAATGGATAATACCTATTTGCAATACTTGATACAATATCAAAAACTCATTACTCAGCGAAATGCACTGTTAAAAAGCTTTGCTCAGAATCAATATTTTGACAGAGAAACGCTTGAAGTTTACAACGAACAAATAGCTGAATTAGCTCATCCTATTCACATTAAAAGAAAAGAGTTTATTACTCAATTTACTCCTATTTTTAACCGTTATCACAAGTTAATTACTGAGGATAAAGATGAAGTTACTCTTTCTTACGAAACACAATTAGACAATATGTCTATGATGGAGCTATTCAACGAGTTTTTAGCTAAAGATAGAATTTTACAATACACATCAGTTGGAATACATAAAGACGACTTGTCATTTGAACTAAAAGGTCATCCTATAAAGAAATTTGGTTCTCAAGGACAACAGAAATCATTCTTGATTGCTTTAAAATTAGCACAATTTGACTTTTTAAAAGAATACAGGGGAGTTGCTCCTATTCTTCTTTTTGATGATATTTTCGATAAATTAGACGAAAATAGAGTGCGAAAGATATTAGAATTAGTAAATTTAGACACTTTTGGACAACTGTTCATTTCAGATACTCACGTAGAAAGAACTGAAAGCTTACTGAACAGTATACATCAAGATTTTGAAATTTTCAAAATACAACAAAACGAAGAATAA
- a CDS encoding endonuclease/exonuclease/phosphatase family protein, with the protein MKDLSWFNKVVYGGNILVAILSLVGYFLPFLAPKLFPLLSVFTLILPLFLIINLVFLFYWLIQMKRQIWLSVMILILGITFITKFYKFSGRNEVVTKEEFTLMSYNVRLFNLFDWIPGVDVSSKIKEFVDLHDPDVLCFQEFSKNTNLRFKQYPYKFITSHGNKIKTGQAIYSKYRIIDKGEINLPSSNNNVVFADILKDQDTIRVYSIHLQSISISPDIHEKIDEAKSKMIINRIAKAFKEQQVQSELVRSHMNDVSIPKIICGDMNNSAFSYVYRNIKGDLNDAFVEAGKGFGKSYDFSYYPMRIDYVFVDKRIKVKSFETFDKFKNSDHFPLITRLEIKKVEEK; encoded by the coding sequence ATGAAGGATCTTTCGTGGTTTAATAAAGTAGTTTATGGTGGAAATATACTGGTGGCAATTTTGTCTCTGGTAGGTTATTTTTTGCCTTTTTTGGCACCAAAACTATTTCCATTGCTATCTGTTTTTACGTTGATTCTACCTTTGTTTTTAATAATCAATTTGGTTTTTCTATTCTATTGGTTGATCCAAATGAAGCGCCAGATTTGGTTGTCAGTAATGATTTTAATTTTGGGGATAACTTTTATAACAAAGTTTTATAAGTTTTCCGGAAGAAATGAAGTTGTTACAAAAGAGGAGTTTACATTAATGAGTTATAATGTAAGGTTGTTTAATCTTTTTGATTGGATTCCTGGAGTTGATGTATCATCAAAGATAAAAGAGTTTGTTGATTTACACGATCCTGATGTATTGTGTTTTCAGGAGTTTTCTAAGAATACTAATCTTAGATTTAAGCAATATCCATATAAGTTTATTACATCACATGGTAATAAGATAAAGACAGGGCAAGCTATCTATTCAAAATACAGGATAATAGATAAGGGAGAAATAAATCTTCCGAGTTCTAATAACAATGTTGTGTTTGCTGATATTTTGAAAGATCAAGATACTATTAGAGTTTACAGTATCCATCTTCAATCGATTAGTATAAGTCCTGATATACATGAAAAGATAGATGAGGCAAAGTCAAAAATGATCATTAATAGAATCGCTAAAGCGTTTAAAGAGCAACAGGTTCAATCTGAATTAGTACGTTCTCATATGAATGATGTGTCAATTCCTAAGATTATTTGTGGAGATATGAATAATAGTGCTTTTTCATATGTATATCGAAATATTAAGGGAGATTTGAACGATGCTTTCGTTGAAGCGGGGAAAGGATTTGGTAAGAGTTACGATTTTTCTTATTATCCTATGCGTATCGATTATGTGTTTGTTGATAAAAGAATTAAAGTTAAGTCGTTTGAAACTTTTGATAAGTTTAAAAACTCGGATCACTTTCCACTAATAACGAGATTAGAGATTAAAAAAGTTGAAGAGAAATAA
- a CDS encoding tetratricopeptide repeat protein, whose product MATYNKRGYKAPKPEQEQEANEFDQYNNVDTANSTTAEVFNTLDERANKVENWAVRNQKAIFGIVGAIALATMGYIGYDKFVVEPKNDDAANEMFQAQSYYNNALMNTEERESMFNLALEGGEGKLGFLGIIENYKGTESANLAHYYAGTSYLNKGEYQKAIEHLEKFKSKDQLLGALALGAIGDAFSELGQKEDAFDYYKKAAASQKNDFTVPRFLNKAGLVALELGKKEEAVKIFTDIKNNYQGSAEANGVEALIGLAQ is encoded by the coding sequence ATGGCAACTTATAATAAAAGAGGTTATAAAGCTCCTAAACCAGAACAAGAACAAGAAGCTAATGAGTTCGATCAATATAACAATGTAGATACTGCAAATAGTACTACGGCTGAAGTATTTAACACTTTAGACGAGCGTGCTAATAAAGTTGAAAATTGGGCAGTACGTAATCAAAAAGCAATTTTTGGTATTGTTGGTGCAATTGCATTAGCAACTATGGGATATATTGGATATGATAAATTTGTTGTTGAGCCTAAAAATGACGATGCTGCAAATGAAATGTTCCAAGCTCAGTCATACTACAACAATGCTTTAATGAATACGGAAGAGAGAGAGTCTATGTTTAATCTTGCCTTAGAAGGTGGAGAAGGGAAATTAGGATTCTTAGGTATTATTGAAAACTATAAAGGTACTGAGTCTGCAAATTTAGCACATTACTATGCTGGTACTTCTTATTTGAACAAAGGAGAATATCAAAAAGCAATTGAGCATTTAGAGAAATTTAAAAGTAAAGACCAATTATTAGGTGCTTTAGCTTTAGGTGCTATTGGTGATGCTTTTTCTGAATTAGGACAAAAAGAAGATGCTTTTGATTATTACAAAAAAGCAGCAGCTTCACAAAAGAATGATTTTACTGTTCCAAGATTTTTAAATAAGGCTGGATTAGTAGCTTTAGAATTAGGAAAAAAAGAAGAAGCAGTAAAGATTTTCACTGATATTAAAAACAACTATCAAGGTTCAGCTGAAGCAAATGGAGTTGAAGCTTTGATTGGATTAGCACAATAA
- the ribH gene encoding 6,7-dimethyl-8-ribityllumazine synthase has product MATANKNLSEYNKATLPNAKDFKVGIVVSEWNDEITNGLYKGAEAALLDCGMLQESIVRWNVPGSFELIFGAKKMIEVDDELDAVIVMGCVIKGETMHFEFVCEGVTQGIKDLNLISAIPVIFCVLTDNKIEQSLARSGGEHGNKGTEAAVAALKMIELNRR; this is encoded by the coding sequence ATGGCAACAGCAAATAAAAACTTATCTGAGTATAATAAAGCTACTTTACCAAATGCAAAGGATTTTAAAGTAGGTATCGTTGTATCAGAATGGAATGATGAAATTACAAACGGATTATACAAAGGAGCAGAAGCGGCATTATTAGATTGCGGAATGCTTCAAGAAAGTATAGTTCGTTGGAATGTGCCAGGAAGTTTTGAGTTGATTTTCGGAGCAAAGAAAATGATTGAAGTGGATGACGAACTTGACGCAGTTATCGTAATGGGATGCGTTATTAAAGGGGAAACAATGCACTTTGAATTTGTTTGTGAAGGAGTTACTCAAGGAATTAAAGATTTGAATTTGATTTCTGCAATTCCAGTTATTTTCTGTGTTCTTACAGATAATAAAATTGAACAATCATTAGCAAGAAGCGGTGGTGAGCATGGTAATAAAGGTACCGAAGCTGCCGTTGCTGCATTGAAAATGATTGAATTGAATAGAAGATAA
- the gldJ gene encoding gliding motility lipoprotein GldJ, which translates to MRIKRLFNFRVLSGILIAASITSCGNSNSNVSTSTGWKINDSKGGFQYNTKYEQKTPNGMVAVEGGTFTMGQVQDDIMSDWNNSPKQMYVQSFYMDETETTNIMYNEYLYWLRTVFPQNNEIYKEIYKSALPDTTVWRSASGFNEALITSYLRHPAYANYPVVGVSWLQATDFAKWRTDRVNELALEKAGYLKKDAKIVEAYADAHFSTDTYLMTPSQVYGGNSDIVYRGKDNKAGEGDRNLYATQNYGLFTSQFRLPTEAEWEYAAIGLIGNREYNNYKGRKTYPWDKSGKRKKGKPAPQNTKYANFKQGRGDYGGIAGWSTDNGDITNAVKSYPPNDFGLYDMAGNVAEWVADVYDPAVDQNDTDFNFYKGNVYYKNKIGPDGKLEIVTDQSVQFDTLSTGKLRVRNLPGQIAQEVYDPAVIDEIVQTGLGGRSPEDKPKTNDKTALYDNKSRVIKGGSWKDRAYWLDPATRRFYAEDQATDYIGFRLIMTKVGPKSDKRKTKN; encoded by the coding sequence ATGAGAATTAAAAGACTTTTTAACTTTCGAGTACTTAGCGGTATATTAATTGCTGCAAGTATCACGAGTTGTGGTAATTCAAATAGCAACGTTTCAACTTCTACGGGTTGGAAAATTAATGATAGTAAAGGAGGATTCCAATATAACACAAAATACGAACAAAAAACTCCAAATGGGATGGTTGCCGTTGAAGGTGGAACATTTACAATGGGGCAAGTACAAGATGATATTATGTCTGATTGGAATAATAGTCCAAAACAGATGTACGTACAGTCTTTTTATATGGATGAAACAGAAACAACAAATATAATGTACAATGAGTACCTATATTGGTTGCGTACTGTATTCCCTCAAAACAATGAAATTTATAAAGAGATTTATAAAAGTGCTCTTCCTGACACAACAGTTTGGAGAAGTGCTTCTGGTTTTAATGAAGCTTTAATTACGAGTTATTTAAGACACCCAGCATACGCAAATTACCCTGTAGTTGGTGTTTCTTGGTTACAAGCAACAGATTTTGCTAAATGGCGTACTGACCGTGTTAATGAGTTAGCACTTGAAAAAGCTGGTTACTTAAAGAAAGATGCTAAGATTGTTGAAGCATATGCTGACGCACACTTTAGTACAGACACTTATTTAATGACTCCTTCTCAAGTATACGGAGGTAATAGTGATATTGTTTATAGAGGTAAAGATAACAAAGCTGGTGAAGGAGATAGAAACCTTTATGCAACACAAAACTACGGACTTTTCACTTCTCAGTTTAGACTTCCAACTGAAGCAGAATGGGAATATGCTGCAATTGGTTTAATCGGAAACCGAGAGTACAATAACTATAAAGGTCGTAAAACTTATCCTTGGGATAAATCTGGAAAAAGAAAGAAAGGTAAGCCAGCTCCACAAAACACGAAATATGCGAACTTTAAACAAGGACGTGGTGATTACGGAGGTATTGCTGGATGGTCAACAGATAATGGAGATATCACAAATGCTGTGAAATCATATCCTCCAAATGATTTTGGTTTATATGATATGGCAGGTAACGTTGCTGAATGGGTTGCAGACGTCTATGATCCTGCAGTAGATCAAAACGATACTGACTTCAACTTCTACAAAGGAAATGTTTATTACAAAAACAAAATAGGACCTGATGGAAAACTTGAGATTGTAACAGACCAATCTGTACAATTTGACACGCTATCTACAGGAAAATTAAGAGTTAGAAACTTACCAGGACAAATAGCACAAGAAGTTTATGACCCTGCAGTTATCGACGAAATTGTTCAAACTGGTTTAGGTGGTAGATCTCCTGAAGACAAGCCTAAAACAAATGATAAAACAGCTTTATATGACAATAAATCAAGAGTTATAAAAGGTGGTTCTTGGAAAGATAGAGCTTATTGGTTAGATCCTGCTACAAGAAGATTCTATGCAGAAGATCAAGCAACAGATTATATCGGATTTAGATTAATCATGACTAAAGTTGGTCCAAAATCTGATAAACGAAAAACGAAAAATTAA
- a CDS encoding rhomboid family protein, whose amino-acid sequence MNKIFKDLVSNYKNGGVVQKLIFWNIGISVFMFVLEFLFSSLYNIVFPWLVLSGNLSFSVLKPWTLLTYAFVHAGVIHLLFNLIVLFFVGQLFNTYFTSKQFLTVYLLGAVFGGLFFVIGSQFLNTGSVLVGASAAVMAPLIGLAVFSPRMNVRLALIGNVQLWHIALFIIVLDVIQLSTSNVGGHLAHLGGAVLGVLYIKLLQRGFDLSIIFDRIANLFKQKKGTNFRKVYVNKEQKKSKNSFPEKGSKQEKIDLILDKISKSGYESLTKEEKDFLFRAGK is encoded by the coding sequence ATGAATAAAATATTTAAAGATTTAGTCAGTAATTATAAGAATGGTGGTGTTGTACAGAAACTTATATTCTGGAATATAGGTATTTCTGTGTTTATGTTTGTACTCGAATTTTTGTTTTCATCACTGTATAATATAGTGTTTCCATGGCTTGTTTTGTCTGGTAATTTGTCCTTTTCTGTTTTAAAACCGTGGACATTGCTTACTTATGCTTTTGTACACGCAGGAGTAATTCATTTGCTGTTTAATCTGATTGTTTTATTTTTCGTAGGACAATTATTTAATACATATTTTACAAGTAAGCAGTTTTTAACTGTTTATTTATTAGGAGCTGTTTTTGGAGGACTATTTTTTGTAATTGGTTCACAGTTTTTAAATACTGGTAGTGTTTTAGTAGGAGCTTCTGCTGCTGTAATGGCACCATTAATTGGTTTAGCTGTATTTTCACCAAGAATGAATGTTAGATTGGCTCTGATTGGGAATGTACAATTGTGGCATATAGCTTTGTTTATCATTGTACTTGATGTGATTCAGTTGTCTACTTCAAATGTAGGTGGACATTTAGCACACTTAGGTGGGGCGGTATTAGGAGTGTTGTATATTAAGTTATTGCAAAGAGGGTTTGATTTAAGTATTATATTTGATAGGATTGCTAATTTGTTCAAACAAAAAAAAGGCACTAATTTTAGAAAAGTTTATGTCAATAAAGAACAAAAGAAAAGTAAGAACTCTTTTCCTGAAAAGGGGAGTAAACAAGAGAAAATAGATTTGATATTAGATAAAATTAGTAAGTCAGGATATGAAAGTTTAACTAAAGAAGAAAAAGACTTTTTATTTAGAGCTGGAAAATAA
- the mutL gene encoding DNA mismatch repair endonuclease MutL, giving the protein MSDIIRLLPDHVANQIAAGEVVQRPASVVKELIENAVDAGATEIKLILKEAGKTLIQVIDNGKGMSDVDARMAFERHATSKISKAEDLFALSTKGFRGEALASIAAIAHVELKTRLHSAELGTHLVIEGTKLISQEVAVVPCGTSFSVKNLFFNIPARRNFLKSDNVELRNIIDEFERIVLVHNNIHFSLIHNGSEVFNLVPTNLRQRIVSVFGVRTNEKLVPINETTEIVEVTGFVGKPEFAKKSRGEQFFFVNDRFVKSGYLHHAILAAYEGLLKEGTHPSYFIYFNVPPDSIDINIHPTKTEVKFDDEQALYSILRSIIKHSLGQFNVAPLLDFQRDSTLDTPYDYEGTEATTPTIEVDRNFNPFHREIANETDRFEYNPFEHSAEGFIKSNISNIESSPFIDSIESKGNLSEANYLESLEGSKNIVEHERFIDVIESKGNDDAFSSNVEDNFDDGFVIASKGNDSFEYESKFSKGSSASNFTKRDNNTLSSKSNIAGWESMYEGLKSSANDLDVSNIKLESDFVTGNLFENSKDENSGVKRFQINRKYIVSPIKSGMVVIDQGRAHQRILYEKFMENIRVQQASSQQLLFPLTLYYAPFEIEMLRELQPLLKQTGFGFENIAQEFVVISGLPVNVAESEASIVLEDLIADFQDGVPPTTLGQSDRIAKSLAHSLAVKNGTVLNEEEQEEIVNSLFACKEPNISPFMKPTFITMKVEDIEKKFAL; this is encoded by the coding sequence ATGTCAGATATAATTCGTTTACTGCCGGACCATGTAGCGAATCAGATCGCCGCAGGAGAAGTTGTTCAACGACCAGCTTCTGTTGTGAAAGAACTGATTGAGAATGCAGTTGATGCTGGTGCGACAGAAATTAAATTAATTTTAAAGGAGGCAGGAAAAACCTTAATACAGGTTATAGATAATGGAAAAGGAATGAGTGATGTAGATGCAAGAATGGCGTTTGAACGACATGCTACATCAAAGATTTCTAAAGCAGAGGACTTGTTTGCATTGAGTACTAAAGGATTTAGAGGGGAGGCATTGGCTTCAATTGCCGCTATTGCTCATGTTGAACTAAAAACTCGTTTACATTCAGCTGAGTTAGGTACACATCTTGTCATAGAAGGAACTAAACTTATCAGTCAAGAGGTAGCGGTTGTCCCTTGTGGTACGTCATTTTCAGTAAAGAATTTATTTTTTAATATACCAGCACGTCGTAATTTTCTTAAATCAGATAATGTAGAGTTAAGAAATATTATAGACGAGTTTGAACGTATAGTATTAGTTCATAATAACATTCATTTTTCGTTGATTCACAACGGAAGTGAGGTCTTTAATTTAGTTCCTACAAATTTAAGACAACGAATTGTAAGTGTTTTCGGAGTAAGAACTAATGAAAAGTTAGTTCCTATTAACGAAACCACAGAGATCGTTGAAGTGACTGGGTTCGTTGGAAAACCTGAATTTGCAAAGAAGAGTAGGGGCGAACAGTTTTTCTTTGTAAATGATCGTTTTGTAAAAAGTGGTTATTTACACCACGCTATTTTGGCAGCCTATGAAGGGTTGTTGAAAGAGGGTACACACCCAAGCTATTTTATTTACTTTAATGTTCCACCTGATTCAATAGATATTAATATTCATCCTACAAAAACAGAAGTTAAGTTTGATGATGAACAAGCTTTGTATAGTATATTAAGATCAATAATAAAACACAGTTTGGGACAGTTTAATGTCGCTCCTTTGTTAGATTTTCAAAGAGATTCAACGTTGGATACTCCGTATGATTATGAAGGGACAGAGGCAACAACTCCAACAATAGAGGTTGATAGAAACTTCAACCCTTTTCATAGAGAAATTGCTAATGAAACAGATAGGTTTGAATATAATCCTTTTGAGCATAGTGCAGAAGGATTTATTAAGTCAAATATCAGTAATATAGAGTCAAGTCCTTTTATAGATTCGATTGAAAGCAAAGGAAATTTATCAGAAGCTAATTATTTAGAAAGTCTTGAAGGATCTAAAAATATAGTAGAGCACGAACGATTTATTGATGTAATTGAAAGTAAAGGTAATGATGATGCTTTTTCAAGTAATGTGGAAGATAATTTTGATGATGGTTTTGTAATTGCATCAAAAGGTAATGATAGTTTTGAATATGAATCTAAGTTTAGTAAAGGATCATCAGCATCGAATTTTACTAAGAGAGACAATAATACACTGTCGTCTAAAAGTAATATAGCTGGATGGGAAAGTATGTATGAGGGCTTAAAGTCTTCTGCAAACGACTTAGATGTTTCCAATATAAAATTAGAAAGTGATTTTGTTACAGGAAATTTATTTGAAAATAGTAAAGACGAAAACAGTGGTGTTAAACGTTTTCAAATAAATAGAAAATATATTGTAAGTCCAATAAAGTCAGGTATGGTTGTAATAGACCAAGGAAGGGCGCATCAGCGTATTTTGTATGAAAAGTTTATGGAAAATATTAGAGTGCAACAAGCGTCATCGCAACAGTTGTTATTTCCTTTGACTTTGTACTATGCACCTTTTGAAATTGAGATGTTACGAGAGTTACAACCTTTATTGAAACAAACGGGGTTTGGTTTTGAGAATATTGCCCAAGAGTTTGTGGTTATATCTGGATTACCAGTCAATGTTGCAGAAAGTGAAGCATCAATTGTATTAGAAGATTTAATTGCAGATTTTCAAGATGGTGTTCCTCCTACAACTTTAGGACAAAGTGATCGTATTGCAAAATCTTTGGCACATAGTTTGGCAGTTAAAAATGGTACAGTGTTAAATGAGGAAGAACAAGAAGAAATTGTAAATTCATTATTTGCTTGTAAAGAACCTAATATTTCACCTTTTATGAAGCCTACTTTTATTACAATGAAGGTAGAAGATATAGAAAAAAAATTCGCATTATGA